The genomic window CGCTGATTAAGTCGGACATTGTCGTTGCGCCCGGGAAGCAGACTGAAGTCGTTTTTCTGTTAACTCCAACTTCCGTTGAGTTAAGCGAAGTGGTGGTAACGCCATCCTACTTTGAAGAAAATCCAGCTACTCCGGTTAGTTCTCAGACGTTATCCAATGAGGAAATTCGTCGCGCTCCGGGTGGAAACGAAGATGTTGTCCGGGCAATCGCCGTATTGCCGGGTGTCGCCCAAACATCGGCGGGGCGGAACGATTTGATTGTCCGCGGCGGCGCGCCATCGGAGAATCTGTATGTCGTCGATGGCCATGAAGTACCCAACATCAATCATTTTGGTACGCAAGGGGCTTCGGGCGGACCGCTCAGTTTTGTGAATCTTGATTTTGTCCGGGATGTGACATTTTCCACCGGGGGATTTGGTGTTAAGTATGGCGACCGGCTCTCGTCGGTTACCGATATCAACATGAAAGAGGGACGGTCGGACCGGATCGGTGGAAAAGCCACGTTAGCCGCATCGCAGTTTGGTTTCAATCTGGAAGGACCAGTTAATCGAAATAGCTCTTTTCTTTTTTCGGCTCGCCGCAGTTATCTCGATTTTGTTTTCAAAGCTGCCGGGTTCGGTTTTGTACCAGAGTATTGGGATTTTCTTGGCAAGTACATCTATCGGCCCAATGCTAAGAATGAGATCTCAGTGATAAATATCGGCGCTCTGGATAAAGTTCGTTTCTTTAACGACACCGATGACCAACGTTACAACAATTCGCAGGTGTTAGGGAGTTCCCAGAACCAATACTTTTCCGGCGTTTTGTGGCAACATGTCATGAAAGAAGGGGTTTGGAACAACGCCCTCACCCGCACCTATGTCGATTATGATTTTCTTCAGACCGATTCGTTGTTACAACCCATTTTCACCAGTCAATCGAAGGAAGGGGAAACCGGACTTCGCAGCGATGTACTGCGCCGAATTTCACCTACGACAACGATTTCTGCCGGCATCCAAGGGAAAACAGTGTTAACCGATGGAGCACTTGTTTTGCGTGGATTACAGACCTCTTTTGGCGATTCCTTGCGACTTACTCAAACGGATTGGCGAGACCGGGCTTTTAAGTCGTCGGCCTATTTCCAGTTGTCGCACAATATGATGAAACAAATGACTGCTTCGTTAGGCGGACGGCTTGATTACTTCGACCAGATTCGCACCAAAACCGCCGTAAGTCCCCGGCTATCGCTCACCTATTCCTTAAGCGAACAGAGTTCAG from bacterium includes these protein-coding regions:
- a CDS encoding TonB-dependent receptor; this translates as MQSIQSNCLTNSNLVSRRNLPLFPFLGLMFLLLLQHSLAFGQPATASLVQGHVRDGTTNEPIPGASVSVVGTSDGVRTDIEGHFRFSSLATGMYRIQASSVGYKPLIKSDIVVAPGKQTEVVFLLTPTSVELSEVVVTPSYFEENPATPVSSQTLSNEEIRRAPGGNEDVVRAIAVLPGVAQTSAGRNDLIVRGGAPSENLYVVDGHEVPNINHFGTQGASGGPLSFVNLDFVRDVTFSTGGFGVKYGDRLSSVTDINMKEGRSDRIGGKATLAASQFGFNLEGPVNRNSSFLFSARRSYLDFVFKAAGFGFVPEYWDFLGKYIYRPNAKNEISVINIGALDKVRFFNDTDDQRYNNSQVLGSSQNQYFSGVLWQHVMKEGVWNNALTRTYVDYDFLQTDSLLQPIFTSQSKEGETGLRSDVLRRISPTTTISAGIQGKTVLTDGALVLRGLQTSFGDSLRLTQTDWRDRAFKSSAYFQLSHNMMKQMTASLGGRLDYFDQIRTKTAVSPRLSLTYSLSEQSSVTLSGGVYRQAPSYVWIASNPANRDLAFLRADQVVLGYEKRLRPDTRIRIEGYLKKYRDYPASLDRSYLVLANTGAGFGGSREGFSSFGLDRLSSVGTGISRGVELLIQKRLSEIRSYGIASFTFGRTDFTGIDGKKRPGSYDQRMIMNISGGYVPNAKWEFSGKFRYGTGAPYTPYDNVGKQSAASYNTKRIPDFHSIDLRVDRRWNRSGWTLVTYLDIQNAYNHQNVSSYNWNEREQKVEENTDIGILPSIGISAEF